GCGCCAACTTAGTTTGGGCTTAGACTTGCAAGGCGGTATGAGCGTGGTATTGGAAGTACGCCTCGAAGACCTTATTACCTCGTTGGCTAATAATAGCAAAGACCCAACTTTTGCCAAAGCCATCGCTCGCGCCAAAGAGCTTGAAAAAGGGCAGGAGGCCGATTTTGTTACCCTATTTGGCGCCGCATGGAAAGAAGTAGCACCAGACGTGCCAATGGCAAACATATTTAACAACGCTAAACTGCGCGACAAAAATATTAGTGCCAACTCAACTAACGACCAAATTTTGGCTGTTATCAGAGATGAGGGCAATGCTGCCGTTGACCGCACTTTTCAAATTATGCGTACCCGCGTTGACCAATTTGGAGTATCGTCGGCTAATATTAATTTACAAAAATCGACTGGCCGTATATACATTGAATTGCCTGGCGTAGATGACCGCGAACGGGTTCGTAAACTATTACAAGCAAGTGCTAAATTAGAGTTTTGGGAAGTTTACGAAAATAGTAACGAAATAGCTAAAATGATACAGGCAGCAAATAAAGCTTTGGCTGCCAAGTATAAAATCAAAACTGAAGATAATGCCTCGGCACAACAAGATACAATAAAAACACCTGATGCCAATAACACCGAAACCGCTAATGCAGGTGCCGATACCACAAAAGCTAAAAAAGAAGGAGAAGTAGATTTATTGGCTGACAAAGACACTAGCAAAACCAATGCCGACTCGTTAGACATTGAAAAATTTAAACGCGAAAATCCACTTTTAGGCATTTTTAGCCCGATACAACAGGCCGGTGCGCCGATGATTGGGTACGTAAGCGCCCTTGATATTGACACTTTGAGAGCCTATTTTAATATGCCGGAAGTTAAACAAGCTTTCCCCGCTAATATAAAATTAGTAATATCGGCAAAACCCTCTGAAGCCTCAAAGGATGCTGCTATACATGAGGTATATGCTGTGCAAAGCCGGTTTGGTGCAGAGCAACGCGCTGCAATGGAAGGAGATGTTGTTACAGATGCGCGCCAAGACGTAAACCAAAAACAACAAACCGTTGTAACAATGGCTATGAACAGCGAAGGTGCAAAAATGTGGCGCAAAATTACCGGAGAAAATATAGGTCAAAGTGTAGCTGTAGTATTAGACGATTTAGTCTATTCAGCCCCAACTGTACAAAACGAAATTGCAGGCGGTAACACCGAAATATCCGGAAATTTTACCGTGCGTGAGGCGCAAGACTTGGCCAGCATACTAAAAGCAGGTAAATTGCCCGCTCCAGCTAAAATTATTCAAGAAGAGGTAATAGGCCCATCACTTGGCGAAAAATCTATTACCGCCGGTATTTTGTCGTTGGTGTTAGGTTTTGCTGCTATCTTATTGTTTATGGTTTTATACTACCGTACTGGTGGTTTAATTGCCAACCTTGCCCTACTAATAAATTTGTTTATAATTATTGGCGTCTTAGCCTCGTTGGGTTCAAGTTTAACGCTGCCAGGTATGGCCGGTATTATATTAACTATGGGTATTGCCGTAGATGCCAATATTCTTATATTTGAGCGCATACGTGAAGAACTTGCCAGAGGCTTAAGTTTGGCTCAAGCTGTTGCACATGGCTACTCTAAGTCCTACTCGGCAATTATTGACGCAAATATTACAACCCTTATAACCGCTACTATATTGGTTTATTTTGGTTTAGGCCCAATTAGAGGTTTTGCTACAGTGTTAATTATCGGTTTGTTCTCCTCGTTATTTACTGCCATTTTTATTACCCGCCTAATGATTGAGTGGTTAATGAAAAAAGGCGTAAAAATTAGCTATGCCAGTAGCTGGAGTTTGGGCATGTTTAAAAATATTAAATACGATTTTATTGGCATTCGTCGCATACCTTTTGCCTTGTCCTTTGTGGCTGTTATTATCGGCTTAGTTTCGTTCTTTACCAAAGGCTTCGAAATGGGTGTTGACCTTAAAGGTGGTCGCACTTATGTCGTTAAATTTGATCAAACAGCAAACGCCTCAGATATACGCGATGCAATTGCCGCTAAACTTGGATCGACCCCTATTGTGCAAACATTTGGCAGCAGTAATCAAGTGAAAATAACTACCAGCCACCTTATTGATAATAACGACCCCGAAGTTGATAAAAAAGTAATTTCCGATATCCATGAAGTATTAGTAAAATTTGGCGCTAAACCCGATTTTAATGCCTTCTCAAAAGAAAATCTTCAAAGTTCACAAAAAGTAGGGGCTAATATTGCCGATGACATCAAACGCGGTGCAGTTTGGGCTACCATGTTGGCACTGTTGTCTATATTTGCTTACATTACTATGCGATTCCCTAACTGGCGATATGGACTGGGGGCTGTTTTGGCTACTTCCCACGATGGCGTAGTTATATTGGCGCTGTTCTCAATATTTGCTGGAATTTTACCTTTCTCGCTCGAAATTGACCAAACATTTATTGCCGCCTTCTTAACCATTATTGGTTATTCGGTGAATGATACCGTAGTAATTTTTGACCGGGTAAGGGAATATATACGGAATAACCCTAAGCGCGACCTTAAAGAAACTATGAACGATGCCATTGCCAGTACATTAAGCCGTACTATAAACGTATCTCTATCCATGTTGTTAGTGGTGTTGTGTTTGTTTATATTTGGCGGAGACGTTATACGCGGATTTGCCTTTGCCATGATTGTAGGTATTATTGTTGGTACTTACTCGTCTATTTTTATTGCCTCATCTGTTGTTTACGAGTTTGCAAAAGGCAGGTTTAACCCCGAAGGCTTGGCTGCTAAAAACACCGAGGCAAAAGAAATTGCTACTACTTGATTAAACTAACAAAGGCGTAGCATTAACAAACAAGTAATAGTCTTGTATTTATTGCTTGCACAAAAATAAAAAAGCCCTTGAAAATATTTTTTCAGGGGCTTTTTATCTTAATTTGTGCCAGTAGGTGGATATACTTTTTTAACAAAAACAATCCGGAAAATAAATCATTAATGCTTGGTTGTTTGATTGCGAAATCAAAAAAAGCAAATAGCAGTCACGTAATCACTTTTCACAAACAGAGGTAAAAGGATATCTCCTTACTACAAAATTTATTACTCTACTAATTCGGCGTTGTGATAAACATTTTGCACATCGTCGTCGTCTTCTAACTTCTCAATAAGGGTTTCAATTTCGGCATATTGAGTTTCGTTAAGTTTAGCAGTATTATTAGGCATTCGTTGCAATTCGGCATTGATAATTTCGATATTGCGCTCTTCAAGGGCTTTTTGCATAGCCCCAAAATCTGAAAAAGCAGTTGTAATTACCAGCTCGTTTTCGTCGCCATCAATCTCTTCTAAGCCGTAATCAATCAGTTCAAGTTCTAATGTATCTCGGTCAAGGCCGGGCGCACCAATGGTAAACACACCTTTGCGTTCAAAGACGAAGCTCAACGAACCACTTGTGCCCAACGAGCCACCACCCCGGTTGAAAAACTAAGCGAACGTTGGCAACGGTCCGGGTAGGGTTATCGGTAGCTGTTTCAACCAAAATAGCTACAGCATGGGGGCCATAGCCTTCGTAAACTACTTCTTCAAATGCTTTTTCATCTTTTGAGGACGCTTTTTTAATTGCTGCCTCTACATTCGCCTTAGGCATATTAGCGCCTTTTGCGTTTTGTATGGCCAAACGTAGGCGAGAGTTGGTTTCGGGGTTAACACCGCCGGTTTTAACAGCTATGGCTATTTCTTTGCCAATACGGGTAAATGCTTTAGCCATTTTATCCCAGCGTTTCATTTTGCGTTCTTTGCGAAATTCAAATGCGCGTCCCATATAAAAACGATATTTTTTGAGTGATATTTGTTAATTTTATTATTTACAAGATGGGGTGCAAAGATACGATTTTTAGCGAATTTCGGCGCATTTTATCCGGATGTTTAATTAAAACGTAATAGGTTGGCCAGCGTAATAATCTAGCAGTTTGAGTTTAAAAATATAGTCGTATTTAGCGGCTTCGGCATTTAATTGACTTAAGGTTAAGGCGTTTTGTGCTGCAAAAAGTTCAAGCGCGGTAGCAGTACCTAAATTGTACTTTTTTTGAGCAAAATCAAAGGCCTTTTGTTGGGCTGTAATGGTAGCCGCCACTGCTTCGTATTTTTGAGCGGCAGCACGTGCGTCTAACAAAGCGCGTTCAATGGTTTGCCGCAGTTCTTGTTGTTGTATTTGCTCGGCAATTTGAGCGTTGGCAATACCAATTTGCGCTAATGCACTACTGGTTTTTACTTCGCGGCGGTTGTAAATAGGTATTGAAACATTAAGTCCTAAAAAATTACCAAAATTATTGCTTATTTGCGAAAAATAGGGGTCGTCTTCAAACGGAAAACTGATGGTATAAACCGAGTCGAATTTAGAAGTGAAATAGGGAGTTTGCGCAATGCCAAATTCGCCGTCTTCGTTTAAACGTTTCCCTAAACTTGACCAGCGTGTATTTAGCCCGCCCGACAATGCTATTGAGGGCATACGCCCGCTTTGGGCTATAGATAAACCTTGTTGGGCAATTTTAGTGCGCAAACTTGCCGTTTTAATGCTGGGCTGTGTAGTTAATGAGGTTTGGTAGGCCTGTTCAACGTTATATCCGGATACATTTATGGCTGATGGTAAACTAACCGTTGGCTCAACAATTTTATAATTATCGGTATAGTTCATTAGCTGTCCCATCCCCAAATAAGCAGCATCAACGGCATTTTGTGCGGTTGTAATGTTTAGAGCTTCGTTTTGCTGTTGGGCTTGCAGGTCAAGCAAATTGCCTTCGGGGATGAGGCCGGCGTTAACTAATTTTTGAGTATTGGTGTATTGCTCGGCAGTAAGCTTAGTTTGTTGCTGTAGCACTTTTAACTGGCTTTGTGCTAACAGTATATTTAAGTATGCCGTTAGCACATTTAGCTTCAGGTTGGTACGTGCACTCTCACTTTCAAGCTGGGCCAATGTTACCTGCATATTGCGTTGGGCTATGCTGCGCTTTAACAAACCACCTTGATACAACAAAATCCCACCGCTAATACCCCACTGCTGCGACTGTATAGATGCTGTATTAAATGAGTTGGTTGTGGGGTCAATATTGCGGCCAAAACTAAGCGAATGCGATGCGTTTGCACTTAGGTTTGGATATTGGTTAGCTTTAGCTTGCCGGAGGTTTTCGTTGGCAGTTTGCTCATTTAAGCCTAATTGTTTAATTTGCAGATTGTTTTGTTCGGCATAGGTTATACATTGCACTATGCTGAGTGTGTTTTGCGCTTGTGTGGTTATACTTGCACAAACAAATAAAATAAATAATAATAGTTGTGTAAATATTGTGCGGATGGTAGCTTGCATATTTTGTTTTTTAAATTTACTGACAATAAATTGTGCGAGATTGATTAAGAATATGGGGCAAAATTACGCATCGAAATTTGCATACAAGAGGCAAACCATTTTTTAACGAAAAAAATTCCGGATAAATTAAAAGTAAACACATTTTGCCTTAATGCAAAGCAGCAATGTTTCGTTTTAATGGTATAAAAAAAACATGCCCGTCTCAATGAAAAGTCATGATTTGGCTGTTGTGGCATGCAATCTTTGATATTATAAAAAAACTTGGCTTGATTTTTGGAAAAACCAGTTGATCAGATTTGTGTTTGCCTAAAAATCCTGTCCTTTAGTCAAGGTGCTAAAATGTGGGCAAATTATATACTGTTTCGTGTTAGTTTTGTGTTTGAAATTACTACTATATAAATTATCATGTTTAATAAAATTTTTAATCTATGTTCGTTTTTACTCATATTGCAAGCCTACTACTTAATGGTATAGGCAGTTTGCAAAAAGTACGATGCTTAACGTTAGTATTTGGATTACTACTAACTGGCATTGGCTTCCCACTCTATGCCCAAATTGAGCAGGAGTTTTGCATTGATAAATTCCCTGACAAGATCGAGATATGCGTTGATTTAGAACCAGGTGAGTTTTTAGACCCCGATGGCTCTACAAGCGTTTTCGATTGTAGCCTGTCGCCAAGCGGCGATTTTTGTGTTAAATATACACCGCTACCCTTGTTTGAAGGGCCTGATACTGTTTTAATACAAATATGTAAAATTGCAGATCCAGACGACTGCTATTTCTTAACTTACATCGTATATGTTGGCTGCATCCAGCCTGATGCTGTAAATGATGCAGCCAACGCAAATGGTACTACTACCATTGATGTAACTGCTAATGATTGGGTAAAATGTGCTGATATTAGCGGCATAAAAATAAAAACTAATCCTACGCATGGTACAGCCGTTGTTTCGGGGCTTAACATTATATATACCCCCGATGAATGCTACAATGGTACAGACAAAATTATTTATGAGCTGATAAATAGTTGCGGAAAAAAAGACGTTGCAACTGTAAACCTAACTGTTTCGGCAAATAATGTGGCTCCGGATGCCAAAAACGACACCGGAACTTCAACCGACGGCAATCAAGTTTGTGTTTCAGTATTAAATAATGATTTTGATGCCGATGGTGATGCTATGACTATAAATACGTTTGGCCAAGGTACTAATGGTGTGGTGGTAAAATCCGGAAATAAACTATGTTATACACCTAACTCCGGATTTAGCGGTACTGACGTTTTTACTTATAAAATTTGTGATCCATGTAATCTTTGCGACCAGGCAACCGTTGCCATCACAGTCGAAAAACTAAATCAACCCCCAGTAGCTAATAACGATGAAGGCACCACCGAAGGTGACCCCGTGTGTATCAAAGTAATGACTAACGACTACGACCCCGATGGCGACCCCATTGCGGTAACAACATATACCCAACCCATTAAAGGATCTGTTAATTACAACCCCTCGACTAAAGAGTTTTGTTTTACGCCCACAAATAATTGTTTTGACTATGTAACAACCTTTAAATACACTATTTGCGATGATGGCTCACCCAAACTTTGCGACGAAGCGACAGTTACCATTACCGTTAACGGCGACAACCAACCTCCGGTGCTTAAAAACGATAATGCCACCAGCGACGGAAGCACCGTTTGTATTAATGTATTAGCAAACGACAACGACCCAGACGGCGATGTATTACATATTAGCAATTATACTCAGCCCGCCAATGGATCGGTAGTAATTGATCCGGGTACAAAAAAACTATGTTATACCCCCAATTCCGGATTTGAAGGAACTGATTCTTTTCAATATTGTTCGTGCGACCCATGTGGCGAAACGTCATGTGCTACTGTTACAATAATTGTTGAATTACCCAACAATCCCCCTGTAGCTAATAACGACGAGGGCACCACCGAAGGTGACCCCGTGTGTATCAAAGTAATGACTAACGATTACGACCCCGATGGCGACCCCATTGCGGTAACCAATTACGGCCAGCCCTCACAAGGTACGGTAACGTACAACCCGCTAACCAAAGAGTTGTGTTACGACCCCAAAGATGACTGTTACGAAGGGGTAGTAACATTTAGCTATACGATATGCGACAACGGTAGCCCCAAACTATGTGATGATGCGGTGGTAACGATAACAGTTATCAACGACAATATTGCTCCGGATGCCAAAAACGATGCCCTCGAAAGTGATGGCAGTCAAGTATGTAAAAACGTACTCAGCAACGACAGCGATGCCGATGGCGATGTATTGAGCATCAGCATGTACGGACAAGGTTCAAACGGAGTAGTTATTAAAGCTGGTAGCCAGTTATGCTACACGCCCAATGCCGGATTTGAAGGCAGCGATTCGTTTACCTATACCGTATGCGATGATTGTGGTCTTTGCGACCAAGCCACTGTAACGGTGATGGTAGTTTTACCCAACAATCCCCCTGTAGCTAATAACGACGAGGGCACCACCGAAGGTGACCCCGTGTGTATCAAAGTAATGACTAACGACTACGACCCCGATGGCGACCCCATTGCGGTAACCAATTACGGCCAGCCCTCACAAGGTACGGTAACGTACAACCCGCTAACCAAAGAGTTGTGTTACGACCCCAAAGACGACTGTTACGAAGGGGTAGTAACATTTAGCTATACGATATGCGACAACGGTAGCCCCAAACTATGTGATGATGCGGTGGTAACGATAACAGTTATCAACGACAATATTGCTCCGGATGCCAAAAACGATGCCCTCGAAAGTGATGGCAGTCAAGTATGTAAAAACGTACTCAGCAACGACAGCGATGCCGATGGCGATGTATTGAGCATCAGCATGTACGGACAAGGTTCAAACGGAGTAGTTATTAAAGCGGGCAGCCAGTTATGCTACACGCCCAATGCCGGATTTGAAGGCAGCGATTCGTTTACCTATACCGTATGCGATGATTGTGGTCTTTGCGACCAAGCCACTGTAACGGTTACGGTTGATATTCCTTGTGAGCCTGAGGTTTTAGAGATTTGCGCTGACCCGTTAATTCCGGTAACTGTTTGCCCTCAGTTTTGCTTAGAAGACTGGACAATTGTAGAAGTTGAAGCATTATTTAAATGTGGTATAAAACTTAAAGAAAAATGTTTTATTTATACTGCATTGCCCGGACAGTTTGGCTCGGATGAGTTGATAGTAAAAGCTTGTGATGATTTTGGAAATTGTGAAACAACTATTGTCTATGTTATTATCGGTTGTGGAGGAAATCAACCGCCTTTTGCCCAAAATGACGATGTTACAACACCACAAAATCAAGAGGGTTGCCTTTATCCAATGAATAACGATTTTGACCCTGACGGAGACCCGATTACCATTGAGGCAATATCGCCACCAGCCAACGGATTTATAATTTATGACGATGAAACCGGCGAATTCTGTTATACACCAGGTTTAGGTTTTTCGGGTGTTGAAATTTTTACCTACCAAGTTTGCGATAATAAAGGTGCCTGTACATCAGCTACAATTACCATAGTTGTAACAACAGATTGCGAAGAGGATTTATTCCTTTGTACGAAACCGCTAACCCCAATTATTATTTGTCCTGCGTTTTGTACCCTAAATGGCGAAGTTCAAATTATAGATGCTGAAACTACTTATAATTGTAGTATTAAAATTTTACCCGATGGCTGTGTTAAATATACTTCGTTGCCTTTATTTGCAGGGCAGGAAACTGTAACTATTACAGGCTGTGATACAAATGGCAATTGCGAAACAGTAACGTATATTATAGAGGTTAGCGAAGATTGCGATGGCGAAGGCTTCGGTTTAATTCCGGAGCATAAAGACGAAATAGGAAGTGAAACCAGCAATAAAGGCCAATCCGGAACGCCTAAAATGCAAATAAATGTTTCAAACTATATCAATGGCCATGTTTCCATAGCTTATTTTGTTCCAACTGAAACCGTATATAGACTTGCGGTTACAGACATGTCGGGTCGTTTAGTTTATAACACCACCGTTGATGCCTCTGTATCCGGATGGCAGCCACAAATGAACCTACCTACCCAGCATCTGTCTAAAGGTGTTTATTTGGTTACAATTACCCAAGACAATGACCGAGCCAATAAGGTTTCAGCTAAATTTATAGCGTTCTAATTGTAATTGTTCTATTAATAAACCAATCTTGTTTAAGCCTTTGCCCATAAATTTTCACTAAAATGGTGAATAGTTTTGGGGCAAAGGCTTTTTCTTTTTCTTTTTCTATTCTTTAAAATTGTTTTATCATTATATATTGACGGTCATATAGGTCGTTTCGCTATTATAGCGAAAGCAATATACTTTTTAAGCTTTATTTTTATCTTTTTTATAGTATTAAATTCATGTAAATGGCAATTTTATTCAATGTAACTATTGATAAACAAAGCCTTGGCAAGAGCTATTTCAAAGAAGTATATAAATTGGTGCTAAATGCTTTCTTGTTTTTTAAATTGGTATATATGCAAGTTTTTGTTTGTTCTGTTTTTGGCTTGGTATTTGTAATATAGTGTTTGGACAATTCCCAGTTTTAAAGATTAATTGTTTTAACATAAGCACCAAACTTATCGGTTGGTGTTCTTTTAATAATATATTTAATTATTATTTAACTATATGAGTGATTCGATGACCACAAAGTACACAAAAGCAAGGCAGTTTTATAACTGCGTATTTGTTTTGCTTGTGTCTATGGTATTAAGCACAGGGTGGGCAACAGCAAAATCTGATTTGTCGCTGTCTTTTAGCCCTGCCCCACCGCAATCTGTACCATGGCCTGGCGAATCTTTTACATTCTCGTTAACCATTAACAATGGAGGCGATACGGACGCTTCAAATGTTGAAGTAACCAATTTTTTACCCGTTGGTTTGGTTTACGAAACAGTAACACCTCCGGGCACCACCACCTTTAATACAGGTACTGGTGTTTGGAATATTGGTACTGTACCCGCGGGCGGTTCATACACCATTGATCTTCCCGTTACGGTTACAGCTGGGGGCTCTTGGCAAACCATAGCCGAAGTTACCGCACACACACCCGATGATGACACTGACTCAAACCCGAACAACAACAACTCGGCTGAAGACGATTATGCAACAGCCTGTGTTAGCGCCCCACTGCCATGGTGCCAAGGAGATTCATATCAGTTGGCTGCGCCAGTTGGATTAAACAACTTTCAATGGTTTTTAGATGGCGCCCCAATTA
The sequence above is drawn from the Sphingobacteriales bacterium genome and encodes:
- the secDF gene encoding protein translocase subunit SecDF, with translation MQAKGLIKFFFAAILLVCLYYLSFTWFTNIVEGRAKEYAEEKIANKTFANEFAKEDEIRKESKRYLDSVANKKVINLGIANYTYNEVQERQLSLGLDLQGGMSVVLEVRLEDLITSLANNSKDPTFAKAIARAKELEKGQEADFVTLFGAAWKEVAPDVPMANIFNNAKLRDKNISANSTNDQILAVIRDEGNAAVDRTFQIMRTRVDQFGVSSANINLQKSTGRIYIELPGVDDRERVRKLLQASAKLEFWEVYENSNEIAKMIQAANKALAAKYKIKTEDNASAQQDTIKTPDANNTETANAGADTTKAKKEGEVDLLADKDTSKTNADSLDIEKFKRENPLLGIFSPIQQAGAPMIGYVSALDIDTLRAYFNMPEVKQAFPANIKLVISAKPSEASKDAAIHEVYAVQSRFGAEQRAAMEGDVVTDARQDVNQKQQTVVTMAMNSEGAKMWRKITGENIGQSVAVVLDDLVYSAPTVQNEIAGGNTEISGNFTVREAQDLASILKAGKLPAPAKIIQEEVIGPSLGEKSITAGILSLVLGFAAILLFMVLYYRTGGLIANLALLINLFIIIGVLASLGSSLTLPGMAGIILTMGIAVDANILIFERIREELARGLSLAQAVAHGYSKSYSAIIDANITTLITATILVYFGLGPIRGFATVLIIGLFSSLFTAIFITRLMIEWLMKKGVKISYASSWSLGMFKNIKYDFIGIRRIPFALSFVAVIIGLVSFFTKGFEMGVDLKGGRTYVVKFDQTANASDIRDAIAAKLGSTPIVQTFGSSNQVKITTSHLIDNNDPEVDKKVISDIHEVLVKFGAKPDFNAFSKENLQSSQKVGANIADDIKRGAVWATMLALLSIFAYITMRFPNWRYGLGAVLATSHDGVVILALFSIFAGILPFSLEIDQTFIAAFLTIIGYSVNDTVVIFDRVREYIRNNPKRDLKETMNDAIASTLSRTINVSLSMLLVVLCLFIFGGDVIRGFAFAMIVGIIVGTYSSIFIASSVVYEFAKGRFNPEGLAAKNTEAKEIATT
- a CDS encoding TolC family protein; translation: MQATIRTIFTQLLLFILFVCASITTQAQNTLSIVQCITYAEQNNLQIKQLGLNEQTANENLRQAKANQYPNLSANASHSLSFGRNIDPTTNSFNTASIQSQQWGISGGILLYQGGLLKRSIAQRNMQVTLAQLESESARTNLKLNVLTAYLNILLAQSQLKVLQQQTKLTAEQYTNTQKLVNAGLIPEGNLLDLQAQQQNEALNITTAQNAVDAAYLGMGQLMNYTDNYKIVEPTVSLPSAINVSGYNVEQAYQTSLTTQPSIKTASLRTKIAQQGLSIAQSGRMPSIALSGGLNTRWSSLGKRLNEDGEFGIAQTPYFTSKFDSVYTISFPFEDDPYFSQISNNFGNFLGLNVSIPIYNRREVKTSSALAQIGIANAQIAEQIQQQELRQTIERALLDARAAAQKYEAVAATITAQQKAFDFAQKKYNLGTATALELFAAQNALTLSQLNAEAAKYDYIFKLKLLDYYAGQPITF
- a CDS encoding tandem-95 repeat protein codes for the protein MFVFTHIASLLLNGIGSLQKVRCLTLVFGLLLTGIGFPLYAQIEQEFCIDKFPDKIEICVDLEPGEFLDPDGSTSVFDCSLSPSGDFCVKYTPLPLFEGPDTVLIQICKIADPDDCYFLTYIVYVGCIQPDAVNDAANANGTTTIDVTANDWVKCADISGIKIKTNPTHGTAVVSGLNIIYTPDECYNGTDKIIYELINSCGKKDVATVNLTVSANNVAPDAKNDTGTSTDGNQVCVSVLNNDFDADGDAMTINTFGQGTNGVVVKSGNKLCYTPNSGFSGTDVFTYKICDPCNLCDQATVAITVEKLNQPPVANNDEGTTEGDPVCIKVMTNDYDPDGDPIAVTTYTQPIKGSVNYNPSTKEFCFTPTNNCFDYVTTFKYTICDDGSPKLCDEATVTITVNGDNQPPVLKNDNATSDGSTVCINVLANDNDPDGDVLHISNYTQPANGSVVIDPGTKKLCYTPNSGFEGTDSFQYCSCDPCGETSCATVTIIVELPNNPPVANNDEGTTEGDPVCIKVMTNDYDPDGDPIAVTNYGQPSQGTVTYNPLTKELCYDPKDDCYEGVVTFSYTICDNGSPKLCDDAVVTITVINDNIAPDAKNDALESDGSQVCKNVLSNDSDADGDVLSISMYGQGSNGVVIKAGSQLCYTPNAGFEGSDSFTYTVCDDCGLCDQATVTVMVVLPNNPPVANNDEGTTEGDPVCIKVMTNDYDPDGDPIAVTNYGQPSQGTVTYNPLTKELCYDPKDDCYEGVVTFSYTICDNGSPKLCDDAVVTITVINDNIAPDAKNDALESDGSQVCKNVLSNDSDADGDVLSISMYGQGSNGVVIKAGSQLCYTPNAGFEGSDSFTYTVCDDCGLCDQATVTVTVDIPCEPEVLEICADPLIPVTVCPQFCLEDWTIVEVEALFKCGIKLKEKCFIYTALPGQFGSDELIVKACDDFGNCETTIVYVIIGCGGNQPPFAQNDDVTTPQNQEGCLYPMNNDFDPDGDPITIEAISPPANGFIIYDDETGEFCYTPGLGFSGVEIFTYQVCDNKGACTSATITIVVTTDCEEDLFLCTKPLTPIIICPAFCTLNGEVQIIDAETTYNCSIKILPDGCVKYTSLPLFAGQETVTITGCDTNGNCETVTYIIEVSEDCDGEGFGLIPEHKDEIGSETSNKGQSGTPKMQINVSNYINGHVSIAYFVPTETVYRLAVTDMSGRLVYNTTVDASVSGWQPQMNLPTQHLSKGVYLVTITQDNDRANKVSAKFIAF